The genomic interval GCCACGCCAGCGCCGCCCACCAGCAGCAGGATGAGCGTCGCCAGCAACGTGAGGCGGAGTCGCAGGCTCATCGGTCAGCGCGCGTCGTCCGCGGCGTCGGTCTGGCGCAGGACGTACCCGCCGCGCGGCACCGTCTGGACCAGCCGGGCGCCCCCGCTCGATTCCAGCTCCTGGCGCAGCCGCCGCAGCGTCACGTGGACGAGGTTGGCGTCGCCCAGGTACGGGTAGCCCCAGACGGCCTCCAGCAGCGTGCGCGGCTCGAGCATCTTGCCGGGGTGCCGCAGGAAATAGGCGAGCAGCTCGAACTCCTTGTTGCGGAGCGTCAGCCGTCGCCCGGCTCGGGTCGCCTCGCGCGCGTCCTGATCCAGCAGCACGTCGGCGAAGCTCAGAAGGCCGCGCTTGCTCTCGGCGACGGCCAGCGCCCGCCCGCGCAGCAAGGCTCGCAGCCGGGCCAGCAGCTCCTGCAACGCGAACGGCTTCGCCAGATAGTCGTCTGCGCCGGCGTCCAGCCCCTCAACCCGGTCGTCCAGGCCCTCGCGGGCGGTCAGCATCAGGATCGGGATGCCGCTGCTGGCGCGCAGCCGCCGCGCAACCTCCAGGCCGCTGATCCCGGGGAGCATCACATCCAGCAGC from Chloroflexota bacterium carries:
- a CDS encoding response regulator transcription factor, whose translation is MTTSQPRSEPDATAPAILVVEDDRRMAAFLDRALTYAGYRIVVAEDGEQALTCAEQQPPDLVLLDVMLPGISGLEVARRLRASSGIPILMLTAREGLDDRVEGLDAGADDYLAKPFALQELLARLRALLRGRALAVAESKRGLLSFADVLLDQDAREATRAGRRLTLRNKEFELLAYFLRHPGKMLEPRTLLEAVWGYPYLGDANLVHVTLRRLRQELESSGGARLVQTVPRGGYVLRQTDAADDAR